The sequence CCTCAATAATATTAATATTTTAGTTTCAATTTTCTTGATGCTCGATACTCTTTATCTAGAGCTGGGCTGAACGAGAACAGCAGTTCAGCGCATTAATGGCGACGGTAACTTTTTCTAAAGTCCTAAGGAGCTCATTGAACCCATTGTACAAGCTATTTTGCGCATAACACAGATTTTAGACAACCTCAATTTCAACAACATCCCCAACTTCAAAATCTCCACCGATAAGCTTAACCCTTTCTTCATTGCAGTAAACTCCGACCCCTTTAACCTTAATTCCATTGGCAAAAACTCCAAAATTTGCCTTGAAGATTCCAACTCCATTGGGAAGGAGTTCATCTGGCCTAAAGGTTTTTCCGAAGAGCTCCGCTACTTTTCCATCGAATATCGCCCCGTATCGATAGTGAGGCAAACCTCCTTCAATGTTCCCAAAAGGTGTCATGCCTTTGCCTTTGGTTTTTAGAGGCTTAAGCCAGAGGTAGCTTGTTTTTTCAATGACCTCAAACTCTCTTCCCCCAACAACGGGGACGAGGGGCTTAACCTCGGGAAAAATTGTTAATCCTCCTCTCGCTCTATACCGGTCTTCACATCTCCTGAGCTCGAAATGAGCATGCTTGTCGCTCCAAGGAGAGAAAAACCCCGAAAGTCTTAAGCTTCCAATTTCATCTCCTAGAGAAACTTTTTCGCCAACTTTAAGCTCCGGCTCCACATGGAGAACCTTTAAGCAAACATCCCCGACCTCAAAGATTAGAAGGTAATCATCGCTAACAGGAATGTGTCTGGGAGTTCTTATCCTTCTTATCTCAACCAGTTTGCCTTCCTCAAAGGGAAAAATGGCTTTCTCATCGAAATATACATCGACCGCCGTCCCAAGCTTATGGGGAGCGTAAGGTGTGTCAAAGAAAGAATATCTAACGTCTGGGATTTCTAACCACAGATCGTTTATTCGAGCTATCTTCATTTATTTCACCTCTATTAACTCCCAACCTCTTCTGTGCACCTCAACCCCCTCTGCCCTTATGTTCAAGCGTTTTATTAAGGCTATAAGCTCCTTAACGAACCGCCAGAATTTTTCATCATTAACCATAATCTCGTAGCTTTCGGGAAAGTTCTCCATTAAGAGCTCCCGGAACTTTTGACCAGCGACTTTCAAATTGAGCACCTCAAAGAAGTAGTAGTCAGCAATGTCTTTGGTTTCTCGGATTATTTCTTCAACGTCGGTTATTCCCGGGATAATCGGGCTTACAAAGGCATAGTTTTTCACACCCCTCTCTTTGAGGTTTTTTAAGGCATCTATTCGGAGCTTCTGTGAGGGTGTAAAAGGCTCTATAAGCTGCTTCTCCTTTCCTTCGAAACTGTTTATCGTTAATCCGACGTCGATTTCATTAAAGAGCTTGAAAAGGTCAATATCCCTCACCACTAAGGGAGACTTCGTTAGGATGCTGATTTTATTCCTTTTGTTCATCATCTCGAGGGTTCTCCTTGTAAGCTTGAGCTCCCGTTCTATGGGCTGATAAGGGTCAGAGATTGTTGACATGACAACCTCTCCATAAACCCTCTTCCTTGCCAGCTCAGGGGCGTTGATCTTTACCTCCACCCATGTACCCCACTCACCATAGGGCTTCCACTTGCAGATGAACTTTGCATAGCAGTATTTGCACGCAAATTGACAGCCAACGTATTGGTTTACACCATAGTCTACCCCGGGAATTCTGCTCTTTGTGTAGATGGTCTTCGCCTTGGTTTTAATGACTTTCATTTGAACACCTCGGCAACTTTTAAAAGGCCAAAGAAAGTCGAAAAGAGCATTAAACCCAGAAAAATTCTGTAAACTGTCAAAATTCTCTCTTCTTCAAACTTCTTAAGCCCGAGGAAGATATAAAATGAAGCGATCCAGAGACCGAGCTGGGCTACAAGCAAAGGTGTATCATAGGGGTAATAGGGCGGGGAGAATATAGCCGGAAGGGATAGCATTATGCTCAGCTGAAAGCTGAGAAAAGTCAAAAAGAAAAAATCCGTAATCGAAATGATTGGATTGATCTCTCCAATAACCATTAGATTCAAAAAGTACGTAAGAACAAACAAAACCACATAATGCAGCCCATAGAGAGAAAGAAACCTAAATCCAAGTTCTCTCCGCTTTAGAAGTCCATATATTCCCAAAATCACGACCCCTCCAAGATAAGCGGAGAGCCATGCAGCTAAATCCTTGTAAAATCCGTATGGAGCATCGAAGTTAGCAAAAGCTATCGCTCCGGGCTGTGTTATCATTAAAACTCCCAGAGTGAGGAACAGAAACTTCAACTTCTCCTTCTGCTTCATGTGAACACCAAACTTAAATAAGGCTTGAAGTTTATATCCCTTGATGTTTGATGTTTGGCAGTGAGGCATACTCAAAGCGCTTTTGGGAAATTGATTTTGTTAGGGGAGTAGCGCTAATCATGATGCTAATATCTAACTTTGTCACAGACCTGCAGTTCTTTCTTGGGTATTCTGAGCACAAGCTTTTCTGGAGGATTTTTGCCTATGCAACCGCTTCCCTTTTTGTTTCAATCTCCGGTCTTTCACTTTGGATAAGCCATGCAAGGAGTAAAAAGAGCATAAGAAAGTATCTCCTGAGGTTCGCAAAACTTTTCGGTCTTGGCTTACTTATAACCCTAACCACATATCTTCTTCTGGAAAGAGGAACGATTTACTTTGGAGTTCTGCACTTCTTGGGAGTTGCAAGTTTGCTCGTAATCCCCTTTTATAGGTTGGGTTGGAAAAACATCCTCCTTGCAATTCTCTTCCTCCTAGGAGGGCAAGTTGTAGATAATATCCACGCAGAGACGCTTCTTCTCATTCCCTTAGGGGTAACTCCTCAAAACTTCTTCACCTTGGATTACTTCCCAATCTTTCCGTGGTTTGGAGTCTTCCTTTTGGGAACTGCTATGGGCGCGCCCATCTATCCCGACGGAAAAAGGAGATTCAAGATTAAAACACCGAGAAATCCTCTTATCGAGTTCGTTTGCTTTATGGGACGGAACACCCTTAAGGTTTACCTCCTCCATCAGCCCGTATTCGTGGGCTTCCTCTTACTCTTATACGGTGGACTGCCCAATCTAAGCTTATGAGGGAGGAAAATGAAGAGGTATGTCAAAAACATCCTCAAAATCATTAGCATTTTGGCCGATGAAATAGTCGTTGGGTTATTTCTGTTCTTTATTTTGCCGAGGGCTGGAATAGAAGTCCCCTTAAAGCCTGCCTTAGCTGTAATAGGGTTTCTAATCTTTAAAGACGTTATTGCCGTTAAATTCCTCTGGGAGGTCTTTGATAAAAGGGTAGAGGTTGGGCCTGAGGCATTGATTGGAAAGGAGGTAGTGGTCGTTGAAGAACTGAACCCAAAGGGAATTGTAAAAGTTGGCAACGAGCTCTGGATTGCCGAATGCATAAACGGGACAGCTAGAAGGGGAGAAAAAGTCAAAATAATAGAGGTTAAGGGCACTAAGCTTCTCGTGGAACGCCAAGGGTAGTTAAGATCATTGCAATTTCCTCTGGGTTATCTGTTGTGAAGGCTACATCCCATCCCCTTCTGTGGATTACTATGCAACCTTTGGCTGGAAAATTGAATCTTATTGGGGCCCAACAATCTACCCACCCCATTTTAACCTCAAAACTAATAATTTCATCTATCCTTATTGTTTTTCTGACGATAAAGCCAATTGTGCCTCGAAGCCGTATTTCGTTTTCATCAATTTCAATTCTGAAGGCCATGAGGTCTATCAGAATAAGAAGTAGGGGAACGAAAATTGTCAGCATAATTTCGAACCCTTCTCCCTCAACATACGTAGCCCAAAGTCCAGCTGAAAGCCCTATGAAGCCCGGGAGTGTTACCAGAAGCATGAATTTACTGAATCGCTTCTCTTCATAGAGCATAGGACATCAAAAATAAGAAAAGGGTTAGAGTTTAATAAAACTTTCCCAGGTTTTTATGTCCTTCAAGCCATGACCGGTTGCAACGATAACAACGCTTTCGTCCTTATCAATTATTCCCTCTTCTCTCATGGTTTTAGCGAGGGCGAGGGCTGTTGCTGAAGAGGGCTCCACGAAGAGTCCTTCTTTTCCAAGCATCATTCCAGCTTCCATAGTTTCTTCGTTCGTTACCGCACCAAGGTATCCTTCACTTTCATCAATCGCCTTTATGACGTTCTCCCCATCTACTGGAGCTTTAACCGCTATTGCAGAGGCAACCGTTGGCTTCTTTTCTTTTATGGGCGTGATTGGCTTTCTCTCTTTCCAAGCTCTAACTATTGCATCGTAACCTTCAATCTGAGCTCCGGCAATTTTTGGCAGTTTTTCAATAAGACCTAGCTCGTAAAATTCCTTCGCAGCCTTCCAAATGGCCCTTAAATGAGTCCCCGCTCCAATGGGCACTACAATCCAGTCAGGAGAATCAAATCTGAGCTGATCAAAGATTTCAAACCCTGTGCTTTTTTGACCTTCAACCCTATAGTGATAGTTGCCCGTAAGGTAGTAGCCTTCCTCCCTTGCCATCCTTTCGCTCTCTGCTAAGGATTCGTCGTAGGTGCTCCCATGAATTTTTATCTTCGCACCATAAACAACTGCTTGAACAAGCTTTCCAATTGGAGTCCCTTCTGGGACAACTATCGTTACTTCAAGCCCCGCCTTAGACCCGTAGGCAGAAACACTGGCGGCCATGTTCCCTGTTGAAGCCACGACAACTTTTTTTGCGTGGAATTCAAGAGCCTTCGTTATCTCTACACTCGAACCTCTGTCCTTGAATGCCCCCGTTGGATTTTCTCCCTCATTTTTGACGTAAAGCTTTCCGAAGCCAAGCTTTTTCTCAAGGTTTTTCATTCTGTAAAGCCTTGTACCTCCTTCGTTGAGGCTAACGATCTTCCTGAGGTTTGAAACCGGATAGAACATCCAGTACTTCCATACCCTTGGAGGCTCTCTAAACCATGAGTCGTTGTCTTCTATAAGATCTCTAATCGAATCGTAATCGTACTGAACATCCAAAGGAGCGCCGCACTTTTCACATTTGTAAATTCCGCTTGCCAGAGAATACTCTTTGCCACATTTGGTACATTTTAGTACTGTTTCGAACATTCTAAATCACCTCCTCAGTCTTTGCTCAGAAGTTTACAATTATAAATCTTGGGGTAACATGAAATTTTGTTGAATTTATTTAGAAACCTCCAAAGAAAGCACAACAGAAGAGGGAAAAATAGGTGGAAAAGTTCCAATAGCTCTATCCTCTAAATCTCAAGACGTGGATGTCTCTAACAACCTTGTGTCTCTCCTCAAAGTCTGTATATTTAGCTAACACCTCAAAGCCAAGCTTTTCGAGCCACTTCCTATCTTTGCGGTAAATTCTTCCATCGCTGAGCTTGTATGCAGGAAAAACGAAAACAACTCTCCCGTTTCTTTTTAAAACGTTTCTAAAGCTGTCAAAAACTTGATAATAAAAACAGTCAAGCTCATTGGCTAGCTGGATAGCTTCTCCTCTCGTGGGGCGATACTTTAGGGGCTTGCCCATATACGGCTCCGTAACTATTGCGTCGAATTTAATTCTAAAGCAACGCTTGAGCTTCCTTGCATCGCAAACCTCAAGGTGAGCACTTTTCTTAGTTCTAAATTCCTTTCTTAACCACCTTAGGTTTTCTTTAGCTCCTTTAATTGCCCTCTCATCGGAATCGCTTCCATAAGCATTGAGCCCTTGAAGCAGGAACTCCTGCACTATGGTGCCTATTCCGCAGAAGGGATCGAGAAAATTGCCTTGCCTTACCTCTGTAAGGTTTACCATTATCCTAGCCAAACGTGGGGGAATTGAGAAGATAGCCCTCTGAACTGGCCTCTCAACGTCGAGCTTTTTGAGCTCAAATGGATCCGCAACAGCTGCAGTCTCTCCAACGTAAAGTCTCTCCCCAAATATGAAGACAAAATCCTTTACTTCAGGAAAGCCCTTTAGGATAAGTTCAGAAGGCATCGCATATACTTTGGCGGGCTTGAAGAACTTTGCAGGGCCGTGGGATTTAAAGTTTTTCTTTATTTCGCTCCCCAGCTTCCTCCAGAGTTTCCAGTCATCTTTCCCATAAAGGCTCAGGGTAAAGAGCTTTGCATAATCTAGGTCTTTTATAGCTTCTTCGCTCTCACCAATGATTCTAACCAGCTTTAAAGAACCGCCGAGCCTGTGGAAAAGTCTTTCTATGCTCTTGTCACTCTCAAAAACTATCCAATGCGTTGAATTCTCGACGAGTTTAACCTTTAACCTAAACCTTCTTACGAAAGCCCAAAATTCCGCCTCACTCAGCCTTGGGTTCTTTCCGTAGATGATCGCATACATGGTTTGAAGTTCAGTGGGGGATTTAAAAAGGTTTGGAGAAACCCTTAAATAAATTCTCAATAATACTCCTTGGTGAATTCTTATGAGCCTCAAAGAACTTTATCGCTATCTTCAATGGAGAATGAATCCAGATGATAAGAGGGCAATTCTGAGGTTCCATCGAATAGTGGAGGCATTTGAGAAGTTGGATGAAGAGGGACTGCTCCCTAAAGCGCCAAGAGTTCTCGACATATGTGCCGGCACGGGAATAGCTGGCGTGGCAATGGCCAAAGCGACCGATGCCAAAGCCCTTACAGTCCTCGATGCAAGAGAGGAAGACCTCAAAAAGGTTGAAAAGTGGATTGAGATAGCAGGTTTAAATTTGAAGCCAGAAATAGTTGCAGGAGATGCG comes from Thermococcus aggregans and encodes:
- a CDS encoding SPL family radical SAM protein, whose protein sequence is MKVIKTKAKTIYTKSRIPGVDYGVNQYVGCQFACKYCYAKFICKWKPYGEWGTWVEVKINAPELARKRVYGEVVMSTISDPYQPIERELKLTRRTLEMMNKRNKISILTKSPLVVRDIDLFKLFNEIDVGLTINSFEGKEKQLIEPFTPSQKLRIDALKNLKERGVKNYAFVSPIIPGITDVEEIIRETKDIADYYFFEVLNLKVAGQKFRELLMENFPESYEIMVNDEKFWRFVKELIALIKRLNIRAEGVEVHRRGWELIEVK
- a CDS encoding heparan-alpha-glucosaminide N-acetyltransferase; this translates as MFGSEAYSKRFWEIDFVRGVALIMMLISNFVTDLQFFLGYSEHKLFWRIFAYATASLFVSISGLSLWISHARSKKSIRKYLLRFAKLFGLGLLITLTTYLLLERGTIYFGVLHFLGVASLLVIPFYRLGWKNILLAILFLLGGQVVDNIHAETLLLIPLGVTPQNFFTLDYFPIFPWFGVFLLGTAMGAPIYPDGKRRFKIKTPRNPLIEFVCFMGRNTLKVYLLHQPVFVGFLLLLYGGLPNLSL
- a CDS encoding NfeD family protein, whose product is MKRYVKNILKIISILADEIVVGLFLFFILPRAGIEVPLKPALAVIGFLIFKDVIAVKFLWEVFDKRVEVGPEALIGKEVVVVEELNPKGIVKVGNELWIAECINGTARRGEKVKIIEVKGTKLLVERQG
- the thrC gene encoding threonine synthase, giving the protein MFETVLKCTKCGKEYSLASGIYKCEKCGAPLDVQYDYDSIRDLIEDNDSWFREPPRVWKYWMFYPVSNLRKIVSLNEGGTRLYRMKNLEKKLGFGKLYVKNEGENPTGAFKDRGSSVEITKALEFHAKKVVVASTGNMAASVSAYGSKAGLEVTIVVPEGTPIGKLVQAVVYGAKIKIHGSTYDESLAESERMAREEGYYLTGNYHYRVEGQKSTGFEIFDQLRFDSPDWIVVPIGAGTHLRAIWKAAKEFYELGLIEKLPKIAGAQIEGYDAIVRAWKERKPITPIKEKKPTVASAIAVKAPVDGENVIKAIDESEGYLGAVTNEETMEAGMMLGKEGLFVEPSSATALALAKTMREEGIIDKDESVVIVATGHGLKDIKTWESFIKL
- a CDS encoding TRM11 family SAM-dependent methyltransferase is translated as MYAIIYGKNPRLSEAEFWAFVRRFRLKVKLVENSTHWIVFESDKSIERLFHRLGGSLKLVRIIGESEEAIKDLDYAKLFTLSLYGKDDWKLWRKLGSEIKKNFKSHGPAKFFKPAKVYAMPSELILKGFPEVKDFVFIFGERLYVGETAAVADPFELKKLDVERPVQRAIFSIPPRLARIMVNLTEVRQGNFLDPFCGIGTIVQEFLLQGLNAYGSDSDERAIKGAKENLRWLRKEFRTKKSAHLEVCDARKLKRCFRIKFDAIVTEPYMGKPLKYRPTRGEAIQLANELDCFYYQVFDSFRNVLKRNGRVVFVFPAYKLSDGRIYRKDRKWLEKLGFEVLAKYTDFEERHKVVRDIHVLRFRG